The Colletes latitarsis isolate SP2378_abdomen chromosome 1, iyColLati1, whole genome shotgun sequence genomic interval gcatctcccgacctaagctggcctctgccaacatctctcgacgtcagctgaccatcgctgaccactgctgaccgttgctgacaacttgtgacatgatgtaatataatataatatgtttatatgtattaaagttttgtataatgtaaatctatgacaataaatgatataatttcaaagaattctatgtattctcatcattttttactcctctttccctctccaaatttcccgccgccaggaatctctgcgaattcctgaaaatgacgttatttctaagaattcctgaaaattctcggatccctgaaacttaccggcgtccctgaaacttctcggaatccctgaaatttccaagaagtttcaggcagcggcaaaagttccggcctgaatttatcGGCAAAAATTTAAagtacattacgtaatagctcttcaaaatttctcgcggccggaatttttcgacaaagattacgtaatattacgtaacattatgtaatattacgtaatattacgtaatagcactttaaaatttttgccgaaaagttcaggccggaattttagccgctgcctgaaacttcttggaaatttcagggattccgagaagtttcagggacgccggtaagtttcagggattccgaaatttgaaatctttccggggaacttagaaaattttaaaagattcggagtgtcttataactaagggaatgatttcgataggaaaagaagggtaaaaatgatgggaacacatagaattctttgaaattatatcatttattgccatagatttacattatataacactttaatacatataaacatattatattatattacatcgcgtcacaatttgtcagcaacggtcagcagtggtcagcgatggtcagcgttggtcagcgttggtcagcgatggtcaactgacatcgggagatgttggcagaggtcagcagagggtggcagaggtggcagtagccagtagtaatcgttgtacgttgccagaaatataaacggtgctcagcagtggtcagcagcggtcagcagagacgagcagaggcatgcagtggcaagcacaggcaagcagagacttgtaggggcatgcagtagtaaatgttaatcgttatacattatcagaaatacctgcagtggtcagtagcattcagcagaggccaggaaagttcagcagagacaagcacatgctgacagagatcagcaaagaccaacagaggttagcagaagtcagtagtaatcgttataggttgtcagaaatataagcgatggtcagcagagtccagcagaggcaagcagtaatcaggagtagtcagtaacagtcgctgtatggtgtcaaaagttgtcgggagttctgtacttttgtcagcactggtcattagAGGtcgtcagaggcaaatagaaaccaggagtaatttgcagagttcagtaatgaactctaggaaaggcaagtaaaaatacctgggcagtcgagattccgaatcgtatgccgttgacgtgaggtcggatttcagttgttaagagcgagaaggcaaatgtgagcctttctctctcgaccctcacgaggcggtccgaaattacttcgggcagcttcggaataatcgagaaagagggcatgtgtcagtttgcctttgtcgactttccgaaactctacgagctcacgtacgcgtgatctgacatgtgtgagtagggcaccgggtgctgaatctggcatctctgatctGACGACGGGTGGAGGACTATGCGCAGTGCAGTATCGCATGCCAATGTCGGTGCGCATGCACCTACCGGTTCGAAAGACATGGCAGGTGTTGCGGTTGCTTCTTATTGTTGACTATCTTTGATAGATAAAGGGTTATTTAGAAGTTACTTGAAGGACAATGATAACGAGTAAATTAGATAATAATtcgtgaaacttttttttaaataacctaTCTTCGAAGTCTACTGTAAAATATGTCGAGTACGCAAGAAGCAGAGGTAAGATTTTGTAGATTATCTGCCTGAACTTTAATATTTCTGCACTTTAATCAATATCAacgtaatattttaaataatatacaaCATTATTGAGACTTGAAATGATTCATTATAAATACAAATCAACTTGGAATTGTAATACATATTTTAATGGTAAATACTTTATCATTAGAATTTGATGTTATAGAGTGTAAGACACAGAATATCGTATTTCTCTTCTTATATTATTATGATTTCATTGAAGGTTCAAAGCCTCAAGGAACGAGGTAATGCATGTGTGAAAGAACAAAAATTTGAAGAGGCTATGTTTCATTACACACATGCAATCAAACTTGATCCACAAAATTATTCTTTATATAGCAATCGATCATTTGCctttttaaaattgcaacaataTCATTTTGCAATGGAGGATGCTTTAATGACAATTCACTTAAAACCTGATTGGACCAAGGTAgatacatatttttattaatgtttTTTATATGGACATAAATGAGAAACAATGAAAAACACAATGGAAAACTAATACAATCTTTGTACAGGGTTATTTTAGGAAAGGTGAAATAGAATCACAAACATTTAGATTTAGTGAAGCGCTTCAGTCTTATAATAAAGCATTATCTCTTAAGCCAAATGAACCAACAATTTTAGAAGCAATGAACAGAGTATCCAGGTTATTAATTAAAGATAAACAAGGTATTATCTGTGTAAAGTGAAAACTATTACATTGAAAATGTTTATCATGAGACTGTAATACTGTATTATTTTATAGCTGATCAACAGATACCTTGGCTTGGGGCTGGTGTTGGTATTATACTTGGAGTAGTGGTTGTAATTGCTGATTATGTTTTTACAAATAAACCTACATTAACGGTATATATGCCCACattattatttacaaaaattgaaaattttttaaatatttataacaattagtttttttttatcattgAATATAGCATCCCCTTTTGATGGCCTTGTTAACAATGTCTATAGCAATGCTAGGTTTTAGCATTGCAAAAGGATTTCGCTATTTTGTAAAGTGTCAAAGAAAATCACTTTTGGACCCACCAGTGGATTTGTTCGGTGAAGCTAAAGAAGAATATGATGATGATACTGAAATGAACAATGATAAGGAGAAACATCCAAAATACAGTAAAGCGCAAGCGCGACAAAGATTTAAAAGAGGAAGATCATAGTGTGTTTTGATACTAATTATACATATGCATTTTTgtgtaattaaaatttaaaattcgtaCACTTTTTAACATCTCAGGTAATCTGAATGTTTACGACCAGTTATTGCATTGGCAGAAAAATATACACACTGTTTACATTTTATACTTAAGTTgttaaataatgttaaaatattAAGACTGTGTGCAGATTTGGCacacttttttatattttatgttaaaaaaattgtattgcaAACCAAACCCGCTAGTTAATAATCAAGTCCATCTGTTGCAAATACAATTGTATTTCAAACTGTTTAAGATATATTATAGGAGGTAAGGCtacaatgaaaatataattgtcAGTTATTTAGTACAAATATTTCTAAATTCTAAATTGAGACGAAAACTCTGCTTGTTATACGAATTGCAACAATATTTAAtgatataaaatatttcaacgtaTAAACAAAATCGGCAACAAACTTGCCATTAACATTTTTACATATATACTATACTATAGGATCCAATTATTGGAAGGTTATTCTCTTTCATATACAACGAATTATCTCGTTCTTGAACTTAAAAACTCTACACTTCTACATTTAATAAACACAAACAGATTCTAACTAATCACAATCAAATATTTAAGAGTTGTTTGATCCCTTCATATAGGATAAAGTACGTTCTTTGAATCTCAAAACTAATACACAAAATACATCacccttttattaaaattaccaaTCTTCACGATATAATATAcaatcaacaatttcaaatttttcactTAACTATACTGATCTTTCCTC includes:
- the LOC143343680 gene encoding stress-induced-phosphoprotein 1-like, with amino-acid sequence MSSTQEAEVQSLKERGNACVKEQKFEEAMFHYTHAIKLDPQNYSLYSNRSFAFLKLQQYHFAMEDALMTIHLKPDWTKGYFRKGEIESQTFRFSEALQSYNKALSLKPNEPTILEAMNRVSRLLIKDKQADQQIPWLGAGVGIILGVVVVIADYVFTNKPTLTHPLLMALLTMSIAMLGFSIAKGFRYFVKCQRKSLLDPPVDLFGEAKEEYDDDTEMNNDKEKHPKYSKAQARQRFKRGRS